Proteins from a genomic interval of Beijerinckia indica subsp. indica ATCC 9039:
- a CDS encoding helix-turn-helix transcriptional regulator — protein MVELGKYSLAHVVEYQRRIDSADSLCALSHLTEEMCLSLGFPWFTLIRGKQLAKRDDRSILLTSYPQDWVDHVLKEKRHLDDPVHFAASRLVNGLSWNEIGQYVTLNSRQIETLESARRHGLNTGFTIPLRLDGFENAMFSMAKRKANVITSEERLLACLVGSVTFARAHALVTADAGIFTPVHLSPRQVDCVALLAKGYSDFEIARQLGISPETVREYITKARRSYGVKRRFQLAILAVRDGYLDLDDISSQRR, from the coding sequence ATGGTTGAACTTGGTAAATATTCGTTAGCTCATGTTGTTGAATATCAGAGGCGAATCGACTCTGCTGATAGTCTATGCGCGCTATCGCACCTAACTGAAGAGATGTGCCTTTCTCTTGGATTTCCTTGGTTCACCTTGATAAGAGGAAAGCAGCTGGCGAAGCGTGATGATCGTTCCATCCTTTTGACTAGCTATCCGCAGGATTGGGTTGATCACGTATTAAAGGAAAAACGCCATCTTGATGATCCGGTGCACTTCGCCGCATCCCGATTGGTCAATGGGTTGAGTTGGAATGAGATCGGCCAATATGTGACTTTAAACTCACGGCAGATCGAAACTTTAGAGAGCGCCCGCAGGCACGGCTTAAACACCGGCTTCACAATTCCACTGAGGCTTGACGGTTTTGAGAATGCGATGTTCAGCATGGCCAAGAGAAAGGCCAATGTCATCACTTCGGAAGAAAGGCTGTTGGCGTGTCTCGTGGGCAGCGTCACATTTGCACGGGCGCATGCGCTTGTTACAGCAGATGCGGGGATATTTACACCCGTTCATCTGAGTCCTCGCCAAGTAGACTGCGTCGCACTACTTGCTAAGGGGTATAGCGATTTTGAAATTGCTAGGCAGCTGGGCATCAGTCCGGAAACCGTGCGAGAATATATAACAAAGGCACGCCGCAGTTATGGTGTCAAGCGACGATTTCAGCTTGCTATTCTGGCGGTTCGCGATGGCTATTTGGATCTCGATGATATTTCGTCACAACGGCGGTGA
- a CDS encoding 2OG-Fe(II) oxygenase family protein has translation MNMVLQSFLPARAKFHDGQLTFVVGDLGTALRQGCFALRIPDELDLAPGIRLAQEFYLAGRGVQDREGIYFDQELFQTDHVLIDGPRRRKDFPQAVNLMCEKMCALARFLLRIILTEAGISESLWADATDDCVTDGGVQWFALGHYQSDRNLPGAPAHKDPGFITVLYYDKPGLEAYIDGEWRNIPPVGGYFLINFGGALEILTAKCSVPVKAVLHRVRQCLPASKTGDHFSFAVFLNPAADGDVIQASADGKTLVSLGSVDEYLRTLNKMTWHDGYAAFGITRKSHDMVLVPQTCDHPVKGPR, from the coding sequence ATGAATATGGTCCTTCAGTCATTCCTGCCGGCAAGGGCGAAGTTTCATGATGGCCAGCTCACATTTGTCGTTGGCGATCTTGGCACTGCTCTGCGTCAGGGATGCTTCGCGCTTCGCATCCCGGATGAGCTGGATCTTGCGCCAGGCATCCGGCTCGCACAGGAGTTCTATCTAGCAGGTCGAGGGGTCCAAGACCGGGAGGGAATTTACTTCGATCAGGAGCTTTTCCAGACCGATCATGTGTTGATTGATGGCCCAAGGCGCCGCAAGGACTTTCCACAGGCAGTTAATCTCATGTGTGAGAAGATGTGTGCTCTTGCACGCTTTCTGTTAAGGATAATTCTAACTGAAGCAGGCATCAGCGAAAGCCTATGGGCTGACGCGACCGATGACTGCGTTACCGATGGCGGCGTACAATGGTTTGCTCTCGGCCATTACCAATCAGACAGGAATTTGCCGGGAGCTCCAGCACATAAGGATCCAGGCTTCATCACTGTGCTCTATTATGACAAGCCGGGACTCGAGGCGTATATCGATGGGGAATGGCGCAACATTCCTCCCGTCGGTGGATATTTTCTCATTAATTTTGGAGGCGCCCTCGAAATTTTAACGGCAAAGTGCAGCGTACCAGTCAAGGCCGTACTACACCGCGTCCGCCAGTGCCTTCCAGCGTCCAAAACTGGTGATCATTTTTCCTTTGCTGTCTTCCTCAATCCAGCAGCGGATGGCGATGTAATCCAAGCCTCCGCCGATGGGAAAACACTTGTATCACTTGGTTCTGTAGATGAGTATCTTCGCACACTCAATAAAATGACGTGGCACGACGGATACGCGGCGTTTGGGATCACGCGCAAATCTCATGATATGGTGTTGGTGCCCCAAACGTGCGATCATCCCGTCAAAGGCCCAAGATAG
- a CDS encoding SDR family NAD(P)-dependent oxidoreductase, giving the protein MNISTTSQQGRRRSLHAAAAGNALEWFDIELGPLGVRVNAIAPGYIDTRMSGWMHGDPTLKAEYLQRTPLRRLGEPEEIALGVLYLVSPMSSFMTGHTLVIDGGIIHA; this is encoded by the coding sequence ATGAATATTTCAACGACGTCCCAGCAGGGGCGGCGGAGGTCCCTCCATGCCGCAGCCGCCGGCAACGCACTGGAGTGGTTCGACATCGAGCTCGGGCCGCTGGGGGTGCGGGTGAACGCCATCGCGCCGGGCTACATCGACACCCGGATGAGCGGCTGGATGCACGGCGATCCCACCCTCAAGGCAGAATATCTGCAGAGGACCCCGCTGCGCCGACTCGGCGAGCCCGAGGAAATCGCTTTGGGCGTCCTCTATCTGGTCAGCCCTATGTCCTCCTTCATGACCGGCCATACTCTCGTGATCGATGGAGGAATCATCCATGCGTGA
- a CDS encoding alpha/beta hydrolase: MAFTSRNVHYTVGSDDIVGTFYLPEDNGPRRVGCVVLGHGWGMVAGGDLEDYARAIVECGLAALTFDYRNLGKSGGMPRQHIDPWKQVEDFRAGISFVRSQREVDGERIGIWGSSYGGGHALTVTAIDPRVRCAVSQVPTINSWRAARARLDAAAWNAQQAAFIADREAVFAGAEPATIQSVSADPAASVAYRGEESYRYMSGEGQRCPEWRNHTTLASIELARGYEPGSYLRRITDVPLLMIVADRDTITPTDLQREAFASLATEKALLEVEGGHYAVYQEHFDKTSSAAAEWFASHLK, encoded by the coding sequence ATGGCTTTCACAAGCCGGAATGTTCATTATACGGTTGGCAGCGATGACATCGTCGGCACGTTTTATCTGCCGGAGGACAACGGTCCGCGGCGTGTTGGTTGCGTCGTGCTCGGACACGGCTGGGGCATGGTGGCCGGCGGCGACCTCGAGGACTATGCAAGAGCGATCGTCGAATGCGGCCTGGCAGCGCTGACTTTCGATTACCGCAACCTTGGCAAGAGCGGCGGCATGCCGCGCCAGCACATCGATCCCTGGAAGCAGGTCGAGGATTTTCGTGCCGGCATCAGCTTCGTGCGTAGCCAGCGGGAGGTCGACGGCGAACGCATCGGCATCTGGGGATCGAGCTATGGCGGCGGCCATGCCCTGACGGTGACGGCGATCGATCCCCGTGTGCGCTGCGCAGTCAGCCAAGTTCCCACGATCAACAGCTGGCGGGCCGCACGCGCACGCCTGGATGCGGCGGCCTGGAACGCGCAACAAGCGGCCTTCATCGCCGACCGGGAGGCCGTATTCGCCGGGGCCGAGCCGGCAACGATCCAATCGGTCAGCGCGGATCCAGCCGCATCGGTCGCCTACCGGGGTGAGGAGTCCTACCGGTACATGTCGGGCGAGGGGCAGCGCTGCCCCGAGTGGCGCAACCACACCACGCTCGCCTCGATCGAACTAGCCCGCGGCTACGAACCGGGCAGTTACCTCCGTCGTATCACCGATGTGCCGCTTCTGATGATCGTCGCCGATCGCGACACCATCACCCCGACCGACTTGCAGCGCGAAGCCTTCGCCTCGTTGGCGACGGAAAAGGCGCTGCTCGAGGTCGAGGGTGGACACTATGCCGTCTACCAGGAGCATTTCGACAAGACGAGTTCAGCCGCAGCCGAATGGTTCGCGTCGCATCTGAAATAA
- a CDS encoding LysR family transcriptional regulator: MDIRSLEVFLALSEALHFGRAAERLSMSQSSVSEHVRRLEARLGRNLFDRTSRRVTMTATGEILAHRLRDPIKAIRLALREAERGGRTTVETLRVGFLGGGFYELYEPLVQAHKLDHPGVALEFVELNYDTQFSAILQGEVDIAFCRLPVGLDGLEAGPIVMSDPRVVCVNVAHRLAGRDYIDAEELRGETMLRVPASQAGTKWSEYHFPLATPQRYPLAPGPMIRTVREGIAAVVAGHGVFFLTKRAAHYYATPRMTFVEVNLPPIQSALVWRRGDARGSIAAFNRILMRVAREAKIA, encoded by the coding sequence ATGGATATTCGTTCCCTGGAGGTCTTCCTGGCGCTCAGCGAGGCATTGCATTTCGGCAGGGCGGCCGAACGGCTCAGCATGAGCCAGTCCTCGGTATCCGAACATGTGCGCCGGCTGGAGGCCCGGCTTGGCCGGAACCTGTTCGACCGGACGAGCCGGCGAGTGACGATGACGGCGACAGGGGAAATCCTCGCCCATCGCCTCCGCGATCCGATAAAGGCGATCCGCCTCGCCTTGCGAGAGGCAGAGCGCGGCGGCAGGACGACTGTGGAAACCCTGCGGGTGGGATTTCTGGGCGGAGGCTTCTACGAACTCTACGAACCCCTGGTGCAAGCGCACAAGTTGGATCATCCTGGCGTGGCGTTGGAATTCGTCGAGCTCAACTACGACACCCAGTTCTCCGCCATCTTGCAGGGCGAGGTGGACATCGCCTTCTGCCGACTCCCCGTCGGCCTCGACGGCCTGGAGGCGGGTCCCATTGTCATGTCCGACCCGCGCGTCGTTTGCGTCAATGTCGCCCACCGCCTGGCTGGGCGCGACTATATCGACGCAGAGGAACTGCGCGGCGAGACAATGCTGCGGGTGCCGGCATCGCAAGCCGGCACGAAATGGTCCGAGTATCATTTTCCGCTGGCGACCCCCCAGCGATATCCCCTTGCACCCGGCCCGATGATCCGCACGGTGCGCGAAGGCATAGCGGCCGTGGTCGCGGGACATGGCGTCTTCTTCCTCACCAAACGGGCGGCCCATTACTATGCGACGCCACGGATGACATTCGTGGAAGTTAACCTGCCGCCCATCCAGTCGGCGCTCGTCTGGCGGCGTGGCGACGCTCGCGGCTCAATCGCAGCTTTCAATAGAATCTTGATGCGCGTGGCTCGCGAAGCGAAGATCGCATGA
- a CDS encoding TetR/AcrR family transcriptional regulator: MERLDRQVWIKAGLAALAENGLAAVRVELLAKQLKITKGSFYWHFADRRELLSAMIETWENNQTTEIIALVEAEGGPSHERLEHLSIALTQLDMQLEVAMRGWAATDSDVRRVLQRIDLARCAYLRSIIESAGVPSDAAQARARLVYYALIGELMSGSEDWLQTHLESMALNRPMILRWP, encoded by the coding sequence ATGGAGCGTCTTGATCGACAGGTTTGGATAAAGGCTGGGCTCGCCGCGCTCGCAGAGAATGGCCTGGCGGCCGTTCGCGTCGAACTGCTCGCCAAGCAGTTGAAGATTACCAAAGGTAGCTTCTACTGGCATTTCGCTGACCGCCGGGAGCTGCTCTCGGCGATGATCGAGACATGGGAGAATAACCAGACGACTGAGATCATCGCGCTGGTCGAGGCGGAAGGCGGACCATCCCACGAGCGCTTGGAACACCTTTCCATCGCACTAACGCAACTCGACATGCAGCTCGAAGTGGCCATGCGAGGCTGGGCTGCCACCGACTCAGATGTCCGCCGTGTACTCCAGCGGATTGATCTTGCGCGTTGCGCCTATCTTCGGTCGATCATCGAAAGCGCTGGGGTGCCCTCCGACGCCGCGCAGGCCCGCGCTCGGCTCGTCTATTATGCGCTGATCGGGGAACTGATGAGCGGATCGGAAGATTGGCTGCAAACCCATCTGGAGAGCATGGCCTTGAATCGGCCCATGATCCTGCGTTGGCCATAG
- a CDS encoding DUF3995 domain-containing protein: MNHTLPYGVVMDWHLLLASVVAAFIAAAHSTLGERRLLRPLLRENLDNGSAKKAEFMRLTLRFAWHLTSAFMLGCAVILFVLAFFPLDLVSILVVEILGALFIASAAITGSYSRWRHVAWPLFTLVGALCWWTAAWHDGAARFEATRPVIGIGVSSILMLIAATHLYWAITGTNNLEALMPEKNGKPLFRPRRTGMAGVALALCAASLLIAEQGLGVFGIGHSEIISRGCWLLGALLIARAVGDFQYLGLFKAVRTTMFSYWDTAVYTPLCLLLGISICVIAAR, translated from the coding sequence ATGAACCATACTTTACCGTATGGTGTTGTCATGGATTGGCATCTACTCCTCGCCTCTGTTGTGGCCGCCTTCATCGCGGCGGCACATTCTACGCTCGGCGAACGACGGCTGCTGCGTCCCCTGCTTAGAGAGAACCTTGACAACGGATCGGCCAAGAAGGCTGAATTTATGCGGCTGACGCTGCGTTTCGCTTGGCATCTCACCTCCGCCTTCATGCTTGGTTGCGCCGTCATCTTATTTGTTCTGGCGTTCTTCCCTCTCGATCTTGTCTCAATTCTTGTTGTGGAGATCCTCGGTGCCCTATTCATCGCATCCGCGGCGATTACCGGCTCCTATTCACGGTGGCGCCATGTCGCCTGGCCACTTTTCACTCTCGTCGGGGCATTATGCTGGTGGACCGCAGCATGGCATGACGGAGCAGCCCGCTTTGAAGCAACGAGACCGGTCATCGGTATCGGTGTGTCCTCGATCCTCATGCTGATCGCGGCGACCCATCTCTATTGGGCGATCACTGGCACAAACAATCTAGAGGCACTGATGCCCGAGAAGAACGGAAAGCCGCTATTCAGACCGCGACGGACAGGAATGGCCGGCGTCGCTCTTGCCCTGTGTGCCGCGAGCTTGCTCATTGCCGAACAGGGCCTCGGTGTATTTGGGATTGGTCACTCGGAGATTATCTCGCGCGGTTGCTGGCTGCTTGGAGCCTTGCTGATTGCGCGGGCCGTGGGCGATTTCCAGTATCTGGGGCTCTTCAAAGCCGTCAGAACAACCATGTTCAGCTATTGGGATACGGCAGTTTACACGCCCCTTTGCCTGTTACTAGGCATCTCCATCTGCGTGATTGCGGCACGATAA
- a CDS encoding ferritin-like domain-containing protein — translation MVHSGGNLRDLFHRELKDIYFAEKQILRALPKMARNAQSSELQHAFETHADETEQQIERLDRVFESIGQLPRGKTCDAIIGLLDEGKEIMEEFADTEALDPGLLAAAQSVEHYEISRYGTLKAWAEQLGLTEAAQLLDATLVEEKRMDEILTKIAMVSLNEQAA, via the coding sequence ATGGTCCATTCTGGAGGAAATTTGCGGGATCTCTTCCATAGGGAATTGAAAGATATTTATTTCGCGGAAAAACAGATTTTACGCGCTCTGCCAAAGATGGCACGCAACGCACAATCGAGTGAGCTTCAGCATGCTTTTGAAACTCACGCCGATGAAACGGAACAGCAAATAGAACGCCTTGATCGCGTCTTTGAAAGCATCGGTCAATTGCCGCGCGGCAAAACCTGTGACGCCATCATCGGCCTCCTTGATGAAGGCAAGGAGATCATGGAAGAGTTTGCGGACACCGAAGCGCTCGATCCCGGTCTTCTCGCTGCGGCACAAAGTGTCGAGCATTACGAGATCAGTCGCTATGGAACATTAAAGGCATGGGCAGAGCAGTTAGGGCTCACCGAAGCAGCACAGCTCCTTGACGCGACACTTGTTGAGGAAAAGAGAATGGATGAGATCCTCACCAAAATTGCGATGGTTAGTCTCAATGAGCAGGCAGCTTGA
- a CDS encoding cysteine hydrolase family protein, whose amino-acid sequence MAMNRNELRFGRLSCSSRHICVDMQKLFAEETDWRTPWMDRVLPSVYQLVARHPSQTIFTRFIPAEHAGQGIGTWRRYYERWSSMTIEALGIAMIDLVAELAAFMPPAEVLDKHVYSPWFESDLHARLQHQSVDTLIISGGETDVCVLSTVLGAVDRGYRVVLASDALCSSSDEAHDAAIRVYENRYSQQVEVVTTNIILESWK is encoded by the coding sequence ATGGCAATGAACCGAAATGAACTCCGCTTTGGTCGTCTCTCTTGCTCATCTCGCCATATCTGCGTCGATATGCAGAAACTATTTGCTGAGGAGACGGATTGGAGGACACCTTGGATGGATCGCGTCCTTCCCTCTGTGTACCAGCTGGTCGCTCGTCATCCCAGCCAGACAATCTTTACTCGTTTCATCCCAGCGGAACACGCGGGCCAAGGGATTGGGACATGGCGGCGGTATTATGAACGTTGGTCGTCTATGACAATCGAAGCACTTGGCATAGCGATGATCGATCTTGTTGCCGAACTCGCGGCTTTTATGCCGCCCGCGGAGGTCCTTGACAAGCACGTCTACTCGCCTTGGTTCGAGTCGGACTTGCATGCGCGACTACAACACCAATCTGTCGATACCTTGATCATCTCAGGCGGCGAGACCGACGTCTGCGTTTTGAGTACCGTCCTGGGCGCGGTCGACAGAGGCTATCGTGTGGTACTCGCCTCCGATGCACTCTGCAGTTCTTCGGATGAGGCGCATGATGCGGCGATCAGGGTCTACGAGAATCGTTACAGCCAACAAGTCGAAGTGGTAACGACCAATATCATCCTTGAGAGTTGGAAGTGA
- a CDS encoding inorganic diphosphatase yields MLSRVPADLSSLPSRDPETGDLLAIIETPRGSRNKYAYDPAFHTFRLKNVLPKGSVFPYDFGFIPSTKADDDDPVDVLVLLDEEIPVGCAITVRLIGAIEAEQRKHGKEWIRNDRLIAIASHAHLHGEVESLKEINPRLIQEIEEFFIQYEKLSGKDFRIVGRCGPKSAQKLLEAGAQRWAKNPTATCSQTLLSAEKDG; encoded by the coding sequence ATGCTGAGCCGGGTTCCCGCTGATCTTTCGTCGTTGCCAAGCCGCGATCCTGAAACCGGCGACCTGCTTGCTATCATCGAGACCCCGCGTGGCAGTCGTAACAAATACGCCTATGACCCCGCTTTTCATACCTTTCGGTTAAAGAATGTGTTGCCGAAAGGCAGCGTCTTTCCTTATGACTTCGGATTTATCCCTTCAACGAAAGCCGATGATGATGATCCTGTGGATGTGCTCGTCCTTCTTGATGAGGAAATACCAGTGGGCTGTGCAATCACCGTGCGCCTCATTGGCGCCATCGAAGCTGAACAACGTAAACATGGCAAGGAATGGATTCGCAATGATCGATTGATAGCCATTGCCAGCCACGCCCACCTTCACGGTGAGGTCGAATCCTTGAAGGAAATTAATCCACGACTTATTCAAGAGATCGAAGAATTCTTCATCCAATATGAAAAGCTGAGCGGAAAGGATTTCCGTATCGTCGGCCGGTGCGGGCCAAAGTCTGCCCAAAAGCTGCTGGAGGCCGGAGCGCAGCGCTGGGCTAAAAATCCAACTGCGACGTGTTCGCAAACACTCCTTTCAGCTGAGAAAGATGGTTGA
- a CDS encoding alpha/beta fold hydrolase — protein MFLRLSKTRSFGIAGLIGAAILSTLAIANYFIARRTERRHPSKGSFLTVEGVRLHYSDRGEGDPAVLIHGNAVTGDDWNTSGVADRLLQTHRVIIFDRPGFGHSDRPRGHIWTPEKQAELLHKAMRKLNIERPIIVAHSSGTLVALALAARHKADLGGLVLVSGYYFWTLRLEVVLAAVGALPLLGDILNYTISPLLGWLEMPLLKWLMFSPTQIPKRFQAEYSTAMALRPSQIRATSEDDVLMIPAAIALRRSYKDMTLPVALIAGDSDKIVFKQASEHLAACLPNSVLQIVKGAGHMVHYTAPLLITEAVDNIAKDLSAIGHGKNEGISEPARLFQK, from the coding sequence ATGTTCCTTCGCCTCTCCAAGACCCGATCCTTTGGGATAGCAGGGCTCATCGGCGCGGCAATCTTAAGTACGCTTGCCATCGCCAACTACTTCATAGCGCGCCGCACGGAGCGTCGACACCCATCAAAGGGTTCCTTCCTGACCGTAGAGGGGGTTAGGCTGCATTACAGCGATCGGGGTGAAGGTGATCCGGCCGTGCTCATTCACGGTAACGCCGTAACAGGTGATGATTGGAACACCAGTGGTGTAGCTGATCGTTTGTTACAAACCCACAGAGTTATCATCTTTGACCGCCCTGGTTTCGGGCATAGCGATCGCCCTCGTGGGCATATTTGGACACCCGAAAAACAAGCCGAATTGCTCCATAAAGCTATGCGTAAGCTCAACATTGAGCGCCCGATCATCGTGGCCCACTCTTCGGGCACGCTTGTGGCGCTCGCGCTCGCGGCGCGCCATAAGGCCGATCTAGGCGGCCTTGTGCTTGTGTCTGGTTACTATTTTTGGACTCTGCGGCTAGAGGTCGTATTGGCCGCGGTAGGAGCGCTCCCTCTGCTAGGCGACATACTGAATTATACCATTTCTCCCTTGCTTGGTTGGCTCGAGATGCCCCTACTCAAATGGCTGATGTTTTCTCCTACTCAGATCCCTAAAAGATTCCAGGCTGAATATTCGACTGCGATGGCCTTGCGACCGTCGCAGATTCGGGCCACCTCTGAAGATGATGTGCTCATGATTCCTGCGGCTATAGCCTTGCGTAGGTCCTATAAGGATATGACTTTACCTGTCGCTCTCATTGCAGGAGACAGCGATAAAATTGTCTTTAAACAAGCGAGCGAACACCTTGCAGCCTGCCTCCCAAACAGTGTGCTGCAAATCGTAAAAGGGGCGGGTCATATGGTTCATTATACAGCCCCGCTACTGATAACAGAGGCGGTTGATAACATCGCAAAGGATTTGTCCGCAATAGGACACGGCAAGAATGAGGGAATTTCCGAACCCGCGCGGTTGTTCCAAAAATAA
- a CDS encoding SDR family oxidoreductase, whose protein sequence is MMKIRKKPLSEQVIVITGASSGIGLATALSAAKQGAKVVLASRNDAILAKIADDIRKNGGQALELVTDVTRREDLEYLAAETLKVFGAFDTWVNNAGISIFGRIEDVSDEDHHRLFETNFWGTVYGSTIAIQHLKHHGGRLINMGSMASDVAIPLQGMYCASKHAIKGFTDALRMELEAENAPVSVTLIKPASINTPFPDHAKNYMDRRPKLPPPIYAVEDVADAILHAAVHGPRDIYVGGSSKLISSLHKQIPAATDWMGTHLLTKTQDIDGYGAIDENALYKPGHDGEIHGKTPHHVMHSTYTKASLHPALTNVLLAGATAMLLGRTIRRH, encoded by the coding sequence ATGATGAAAATACGGAAGAAGCCCTTATCTGAACAAGTCATCGTCATTACCGGAGCTTCAAGCGGCATTGGCCTTGCCACCGCGCTTTCCGCTGCCAAGCAAGGAGCCAAAGTTGTGCTCGCTTCGCGCAACGACGCAATCCTGGCTAAGATCGCAGATGATATACGAAAAAATGGCGGACAAGCTTTGGAACTGGTCACGGACGTCACACGCCGGGAAGATTTGGAATATCTTGCAGCAGAAACACTGAAAGTGTTTGGCGCGTTTGATACCTGGGTCAATAATGCCGGCATCTCTATCTTCGGCCGTATCGAAGACGTTTCAGATGAAGATCACCACCGGCTTTTTGAAACCAATTTCTGGGGAACCGTCTATGGCTCGACAATAGCAATTCAGCATTTAAAACATCATGGTGGTCGACTGATTAATATGGGCTCAATGGCGTCTGATGTAGCTATACCGCTCCAAGGCATGTATTGTGCGTCAAAACATGCCATTAAAGGCTTTACAGACGCACTGCGAATGGAGCTGGAAGCGGAAAATGCGCCTGTTTCTGTTACATTGATCAAGCCCGCTTCGATTAATACGCCTTTTCCTGATCACGCCAAAAACTATATGGATCGGCGGCCTAAGCTGCCTCCGCCCATCTATGCCGTTGAAGATGTCGCTGACGCTATCCTGCACGCTGCAGTACATGGACCACGTGATATTTACGTAGGAGGCAGCAGTAAATTGATAAGTTCACTCCATAAGCAAATTCCCGCTGCTACGGATTGGATGGGTACACATCTTTTGACAAAAACGCAGGATATAGATGGCTATGGAGCCATTGATGAAAATGCCCTCTATAAGCCCGGCCATGACGGTGAAATTCACGGAAAAACACCCCACCACGTCATGCATAGTACTTACACAAAAGCGAGCCTTCATCCAGCCCTCACAAATGTGCTCCTCGCTGGAGCAACAGCCATGCTTTTAGGACGGACAATACGTAGACATTAA
- a CDS encoding SDR family oxidoreductase: protein MDAYPKPPFPRQHQEMPGITKLMQPLPDHGEITYHGSGRLAGKRAIITGADSGIGRAIAIAYAREGADLVLSYLNEGEDAEETKSWVAKAGRKAVLVAGDVQYASHCRGIVATAMSELGGIDILVNNAAHQMTFTAIEDILDEEWELTFKVNLHAMFYLVKAAVPHMLPGSAIINTASINADFPNPTLLPYATTKGAIQNFTAGLAQLLADKGIRANAVAPGPIWTPLIPSTMPEEAVEHFGESVPMKRPGQPAELATAYVMLADPLSSFVSGATIAVTGGKPFL from the coding sequence ATGGACGCTTATCCAAAGCCACCCTTTCCAAGGCAACATCAGGAGATGCCGGGTATAACCAAATTAATGCAGCCTTTGCCTGATCATGGCGAAATAACTTATCATGGTTCCGGCAGACTAGCAGGAAAGCGTGCGATCATTACTGGTGCAGACAGTGGGATAGGTCGGGCGATCGCAATCGCTTATGCGCGTGAGGGCGCTGATCTTGTGCTCTCTTATTTGAATGAAGGAGAAGATGCCGAGGAAACAAAGTCCTGGGTGGCTAAGGCGGGCCGCAAGGCAGTTCTTGTCGCGGGGGATGTTCAGTATGCCAGCCATTGTCGCGGCATAGTGGCCACAGCAATGTCAGAATTGGGTGGCATCGATATTTTAGTCAATAACGCAGCACATCAGATGACCTTCACGGCGATTGAGGATATTCTCGATGAGGAATGGGAATTGACATTCAAGGTCAATCTACATGCAATGTTTTATCTTGTGAAGGCGGCTGTGCCGCATATGCTTCCGGGAAGCGCCATCATCAACACCGCTTCTATCAATGCTGATTTCCCAAATCCAACCTTGCTGCCTTATGCGACGACGAAAGGAGCAATCCAGAATTTTACCGCAGGCCTTGCGCAATTGCTGGCTGATAAGGGTATACGCGCCAACGCTGTCGCGCCGGGACCAATCTGGACGCCACTCATTCCTTCAACCATGCCTGAGGAGGCTGTTGAACATTTTGGTGAATCCGTACCGATGAAACGGCCAGGGCAGCCTGCAGAGTTGGCAACAGCATATGTCATGCTCGCAGATCCATTGTCGAGCTTTGTGTCCGGTGCGACGATTGCCGTTACTGGTGGTAAGCCCTTTCTTTGA
- a CDS encoding DUF2795 domain-containing protein, with amino-acid sequence MTRGVGGHSPANITQHLKGIDFPAKKDDLIQRAKNNNAGQDVLEVIESLPEVDYGNMADVMKAYGEADQAGRK; translated from the coding sequence ATGACACGAGGTGTAGGTGGGCATTCGCCTGCAAACATTACGCAGCATCTGAAAGGAATCGATTTTCCTGCAAAAAAGGACGATCTCATACAACGTGCTAAAAACAACAACGCCGGACAAGATGTGCTTGAGGTAATCGAGAGTTTGCCAGAAGTCGACTATGGCAATATGGCTGATGTCATGAAGGCCTATGGCGAAGCCGACCAAGCTGGCAGAAAATAA